A single Anopheles maculipalpis chromosome 3RL, idAnoMacuDA_375_x, whole genome shotgun sequence DNA region contains:
- the LOC126560360 gene encoding uncharacterized protein LOC126560360, producing the protein MSSIGKSPRLVNRVKSEVTITGRRSDTLTSTTPSNSKIPVSRTSLTPQTASERKKFLNRRKSTIGDAVSHLTRSSPSSKVRNIIYDGTSEKANASCDPELQGTKSLYPKCIFVNVCREHAKNPFRWREFLKRLWIFVGKFAQLVVVCAVAVMTFIGALHVVCWMLGGKSSKRYNEGVHAEDEIISDKEEDENAEEEKNQALMVLNPNGFSLSETTYGFSLIHFIMMIMGGLFNWIGGILMPGEA; encoded by the exons atgtCCTCCATTGGCAA ATCACCTCGTCTCGTTAATAGGGTCAAAAGCGAAGTCACTATTACTGGACGGCGTTCTGATACGCTGACATCAACCACCCCGAGCAACTCAAAGATCCCCGTTTCAAGAACTTCCCTGACGCCACAAACCGCGTCCGAAAG GAAAAAGTTCTTAAATCGACGGAAGTCTACAATCGGCGATGCTGTATCACACCTTACACGATCAAGTCCATCGTCCAAAGTTAGAAACATTATCTACGACGGGACATCCGAAAAAGCGAACGCATCTTGTGACCCGGAGTTGCAGGGAACGAAGTCATTGTATCCAAAATGTATCTTTGTAAATGTTTGCAGGGAGCACGCGAAGAATCCATTCCGATGGAGAGAATTCTTGAAGCGATTGTGGATATTTGTGGGAAAGTTTGCacagttggtggtggtgtgtgctgtAGCGGTGATGACATTCATTGGTGCTTTGCATGtggtgtgttggatgttaggTGGAAAAAGCTCGAAAAGATACAACGAAGGGGTACACGCAGAAGATGAAATCATTAGCGATAAAGAGGAGGATGAAAATGCTGAGGAAGAGAAGAATCAAGCCCTCATGGTGCTGAACCCAAATGGGTTCAGCTTGTCTGAGACCACATACGGCTTTAGTCTGATTCATTTCATTATGATGATAATGGGTGGATTGTTCAACTGGATCGGTGGCATACTAATGCCTGGTGAGGCATGA